The genomic region CAGTCCCTTGGGGATAATAAAAATACCTCTAACCTTGGTGTTACcgccacaacaacacaaacagttgGCTCTACATTGTGACCAGCTACATATTTAAAAAGGACTCTGTACCCGAGAACAAGTTTGCAAAAGCAAGTGTatgtttatttacaaaaaatttACCAAATTACCCCAAACTACAGGAGTCTGGAGGTCTGgccaaaatgaacaaaaagacAGAGGAAGTCTCTGCCAGCCACACAGTGGGCCATGAGACACAGAACGTTCCTCCCCAAACTAACAAAACCAACTACGTAAAGTGAACTAACAAAGCCACGTAAACAGGACCACCACACCATTcttcacaaaagaaaacacaacaccagcTGAGGACTGCTTGGTCTGTGGAAAAAGAGAACTCCTCCAGAACTCCCCCAGCCTCTGTTAAATATTGAAGCAGAGCTAATTCCCTGCTGAGCAGCACCTGAGAGATGGgaagagaacagaggaggagaaaacacagagggAGGGCACGCTTAACACTTTCACCTACGGCGTGTTTGCGGAAAAGTATGTCATGGTCCTGAGATAAAGGTGAAAGCGTATCAGACCGCCAAATAAGAGACTCCAAAAGAAAGCCATGAGAACTGTGAGCAAAACCCACAGATAACCGACGGAGTCAGTCTatgttaaaatgatttttttttaaagatacgGTCGATTTTAGTTGTACATGGAGGTATTCAGAGTGATCAACTTTATCCTGCTACATTTCTATCCTAATCAGAGAACTCTCTTCGAATATCATTCTACATAATTTTGTCATACCTATGGACAACATTTGATCGCTTGAAGCTTTTCTCTTCTGCCTAAACATGTTTCTTCAACCAAAGCTACCAACCGCATTGATATATTTCACACCTATCTCACCAAAATAACACTAACCCTACactaggcaaggcaaggcaaggcaaggcaagtttacaactcaaagtgctttatagGCAcatacaaattacattaaaagacataaaaatgtcatttaaaagacatttaaaattgcattaaaaaaacattaaaaatagcattttaagaccagtaaaaacattaagaaacaaacatcaaaacaagtaggctaaaatagaaaagctttaaaagaaacaagactatagagtcagagtcataatgcagttcgAGGTATAAGGTATACAAGCAGCATCTTAACACCTTCATATACACAGAGGCGCTGCCGTCATCCAATTAGAGACTGGTTTAACTACTGGTCACCTTTAACTTACTCAGAATAAACAGTATGCATCATCATGTCTTGTGTTTCAACATCTACGTAACCGCAAagtcaaaaagtaaaaaataagtAGGAAATCTTTTTAAATTAAGAGCAAACGTGCCAGCTGACCAGGACTCTCACAGTGGCATCAAACATTGAATTAATTAAATAGATATTTCAAAAGCATAGTGAGTGTTCTCAATACCactgaacattgaagatttaaaACGTACTTGTATACTTGTATACGTACGTATTTGAAACGTACAGATGTTGAAAACACATGGGgtaaaaatggagaaaaagatCATGCAAGTAGTGAACACCTGTAGTAGAACATGGACAAAACAGAGGACATAAACAATGATGCTGTGCCATGTTGGTCTCTCAAGTACTGCAACACAACGTAAGAAGTAAGAGTCTGGATAAATCCTACATTAAAAGAAGACCACTACAGCCACAGCCTGCAGTTTATCCTCCTCCTGTGttgtatgatttttttaaacaacatccATCAACAGAGAGGACCGACAAACACaatctgtttctctgtgtgcaggTCTGTTGTCGACCAGCCGGCTCTGGGCCATCTCTCAATCTGTCTCACTCTGCCGCTAACAAaggtgtggagtgtgtgtgtggtttctccTTGTTTGGGTCTTTCAAGGCCTCCGACATTAATTTGATCACTGGCCGGTGCACGCAAATGTCTGTCATGTGATGAGGAGATGTGACCGATCGCGTGTCACGAACATGGCGCCTGTTGAGCTTTTATAACGTCCTCAGTGTGTTCATTGTTGGACAGCAGGCTCACAGATGATTTGTGCCAAACAGGAAAACAGCAGAGATCATTTCACAGAAGGGCTTTGATGTTGGACTGTATATACAGGCGTCACAGTgcaatcaatcatttttaatgatCATTTAAAAAGTTTCCCCAGAGGGTTTGCTCTTGTTTGTGTAGTGTAAAACATGATTCCTTTATAGATAACTTAATTGTTGTGTATTTGTTAATTCCAGATTATTTTATacttctttacttttacttttactttaactttTCTTTACTGAAATTGATGTTTATCGGTGCTCCTCTGAGAACCACATGGACAATGGCTGTCACTGTGCTGTTGGTTCGTTGGGGAGGAAGTTGTGTTTCTTGGCACGAACTCCGCAACAGTGAATCACGAGTCTATTCGAAGCAGACAACAACAAGGCTTTTCAGCCAGTCTTTCTAATTTCGGCCAGCAGATGACACCAAACTACTGCtgaggctgagcagcagcagcagcagcagcagcatcagcagctgtgTTCTCAGTTACTGAGAGGCACCTTTTCCTTGAGGCACCCCGTTTTCTATCCTTCAGTAAACTGACAACCACTGACTAAATGACAATAACAGTACAGAACATCTGctaaaactgaactgaactgaatcaaCGCAAATAGTAAAGATAACTGAAGAAACACTCTGGGTGAATTTTGACCACATTTTTTCCAGCCAGTTAAGGAACTTTTCATACAATTCTCTGTCTGTGTTATCGCTTTCGATGATGTTTaacaatcacacaaaataatAGCGATCTCTTTCTTCCTTACATTTCAGCATTGTTCCTTTAGCTCTCTGGTTGTTTTAACGGCATACTTTTCTAATGCAGGACGAGGCTGTTCAGCAGAGAGTGAAGCCTCTGTCGGTACAGCTTTCAGGTCTTCACCACCGTATCCCTTATCCTGTGAGATTTTCTTTAAAGTTTTATATCTCAAATATTAatgtaaacttaaaaaaaatacacatgtgAAAATGAGGGTGTGGTCGTGGCTGCGTTTCTTGTTTCAAGCCCAGCTACATCTCCACTTCTTCTCATCTCCACTTCTTCTCAACTTCTCAGATGGTTTACATTTACAAAACTCTTCAAATGATCCAGTGTTTCACATAAAGCCAAGATAAGAGAAAAGTCCTTAGaatactttgtttttctcttctttcattttccAGTAATCATCTCATGACCTCTCAGATTCATGTTGTGGCTCTTTAACTCTATAATAACTCTATATAAAGTATCCGCAACAGCTACGCTACTCACACAATCATGTATCAATAttaacaatttatttttgtaatgaTATATTTGTTGCAGGGGATATTGTTCTGCATAGCagttcctttttcttttaatacttTATGCATGTTGCTGATAATACTTACTCTTTTTAATACTCTTTTTGGACTATTAATTTGCATAGTTCTATAGTTTggtaaataatgaataaacaaacattaataataCCCGACAAACGctttaaaagagagaaaggcagaTAAAACAGCAATGTTTTCTCAATGATTTTCCTGCATTTTTTGATGGTGTTGCACAATGATTAGGGGTTGTGATTGCAATAATGgtgtcgtttttttgtttaattttagaGGGATCCTTTGGATAAATAATTTTTGGCCCAAGGTTTTATACTGAATCCAAGATTAGTTGGATGTAGAAAAGGATATAGGGCTAATCTTGGATACAGGATTAAGATGGATTACTGTGCCGTTTATGAAAGGATCTGCATGCTTCTTCCACCAGAAGATGATATGAACTGATTCTGTATTTATATGAGTTTAAGAAGAGCATCATTAACATTATTAGTCACACAAGAAGAACTCTCTTCTGCAACACGAGAGCACTGCAACtagtttgaaacatttttacGTCTCAGTTTGTATCTAAGTGATACGATATACTCACACCCTAGGGGGTCATTAGCTCCACTAATGATCTCTGCTCTACTGTACATGCCCACGGAGTACAGTGCTATCTCCTCACAAGCTTCCCAGTGTATCTTCTTTCTTCTAATAGTGAATCCGTCTCCTGCCCTGGgacttgttttcattgttttcccaATGTGATTGTATGTCAGAGACCATTGCCGCTAATGGCGAAAGAAACCAGTAACAATGTTCACTGGTTATTCTGGCAGATCACTGTCACAATAATCCTGGCAGGGTGGATTTCTTAatttagccccccccccccccccccgataaCATTTGTACCCTGTTCTATTGGATAGAAGGCATCTTGTGCTATTACAAGGTTATTCACTTTATTGTTACAATCTTCTAACAACCAGCCTTGTTTTCAGCTTTATGTCGATGCATGTTTGGGTTTTTAAGtgatttgttcagtttattctAAGTGGGAGCTTTGTCTCACCTCATTAAGGAACATTTAATCCTTCTTTTGATCCATCAAAATCCATAAAACTGGACAGAAGCAGCGACTGTATGCAGTAATCTTCGAGCTCTTAGCAGTTTACATAATAAGTTATCTGTGGTCCTGAACTATTGACCTATGGACAGATGAGCATCATCTTCTAGACATGATCCTCGACCCTACAGCATTAGGGATTAAAAGCTAAATAAGAAAGGAGAGTGCGATTAGATCGCAGAAGAATGGCCCACGAGTTGTTTCCAAACAGGTGTCCTGGGAGGTAAAACCCCTCACATGCAGGCGAGGACTGAAGAGATCGTCAAAGAGTGACGCATCCATAGATAGTGTAACAAATGTCTCCTCTCACCATGGGCACTTTGGCAAACACACTGATTctcctttttctgtctgtgtttggagGAACAATAGGGCTTCTCAGTTGAGCAGTAACAGTTGTGGCCTATAGCTACTGTACACAGACTACCTGTGGAGACAATGGAGGAGAGGGTTTGACATGCAAGGGAAATTAAAAAAGGCGGGTCCTGGTTGGCTGAGCGCTTCGTAGCTTGTGGCGAACGTGATCACCTTTCAAGCATTCAAGGTGTTTTGCTCAAGACATGAATCCTTTAGTCAAGACAGTGAACCTCTGCACAGAGATCTTTATACCTTGGGAAATTCACCTTTCTTTTGGGAGTTAAGAGGTTTTCTCATGTatttgtaatgcagtgcagtaTCTAAGTTATTGATTAAAGGAAAAATCAACACAGTATAATCACAATTAGCATATCATGGAAGAAGCACTGGAAAGAACCAGCAGGTTTTTACATAAGATCCCTGAattttgtgaaaaatatatatgatgCATGTAACACATTTATGGCCAAGTTTGCTTATcagtaaatatgtaaataacaTCCAAATTTAACCTAATTTGCCTGCACACTCCAGTACTCAATGATCACTTCTGATGGAGGGAAACTCGAAACTGCAGCTGTAGTTGACCTGAGGGATGTGTGTTGAATCCCACTGACACATTAATCTGCCGGGTTTAGATCTGACAGTTAACCCTGCCAGGAGCTGCTGCCGTCTAAACGAGAAGTCACGGTAGAAACAcggagaaagtgtgtgtgtgtgtgtgtatgtctgtgtgtgtgtggtctatAATTAGTCGAAGGGAGGGTCTTGAGAGTCACACCTCTGTGGTTTTAGGTGTCTTGAGTCCGTCGCAGTCTATAAAAGCGACACTGCACGGCCACCTCTGCGACACCTGCTCAGGCACCAGCTAAGGTAAGACCCTCCTCAGGTTGTCACAGAGGTCCCTGTTGGAAATTCACAGATTATTTCAATTGCAGTGGATGCGAATTAGTGAAACATTGGAATCTAATGGGTTTCAGGAGAATCTGAGACTTAAATTATAGTGACATAAATCACAATCTGCTTTGACTAAGTTGAAAATCTTTTTCCAGGGctattttcttgttgttgtttttcaattatccttactgttatttttttctccatctcaaTACAGAATTCCTCTATCTCCTGCAGACAGCATGACTCTTTACCTTTgcctccctctgctggtggtgctgctgcatCCTGCTCAGTGTCTCTACAACTGCTCCTCTGTGTATGAGCGGACGCCAGGTAGGAAACGtttctgcattcaaatgttttaaaactacTGGACATTTGTCGTATATTTTGTCGTTGAGTTATGCGCTTACATTAGCCCAAATGTTTCCAGCAATGTTATAACTCATAACTGGTTTCACTCAACCTTTATAGAAAACTCGGACCTGACTGTCGACTGTGGCACCAGTGTGATCACCCTGGAGATCAACCTGTGCACGGCCCAGTGGTCAGGCTTCAACACCACCGACCTGGCTCTGAACGGGAACCACAACACCACGGAGTGCCTGGGCTCTCTCGACACCAGTGTGAACCCTCCCATCATCCGTTACCAGCTCCCTGTTAACCACAGTCAGGATAACCCCTGTCGTCAATCTCTGCAGGTCAGAAAGTATCTATGTATTCAAGCGCTCTATTCAGAGTTATGTGGCAAGAAGAGGAGGACATTGCAACggctgtgttttttgttgtctcgTGCAGATTGTGGATGAGACCCCAGATCCAGCGGGTCCCTTCAGTGGCTTCTCAAGTATCCAGTCAGTTATCATCACTGGGTACATAGACACACCCAGATCTGACCAGGGGCTGATCAGCTACTCCACAGATCTCTACTATCACTTCTCCTGCCGCTACCCGCTGGAGTACCTAatcaacaacacacagattGTGGCGTGAGTACCTCgcaatctttttaaaaaaacatgcattgTGCAAAAAAAGATATTTGGATGATTATAATTTAAGTAAACATCTGAGCACATGAAAAAAAGTGATTGTCCTCTCCATTATTTTTTAGCTCCTCTGTTTCTGTGGCGACCAAAGACAATAACGGAACCTTCATCGACACGCTGAAAATAGGTGTTTATAATGTAAGTACAATGTTGGATTGAGTTGCCTCGGACACACTACTGAGCTATCTCTCATGATTTACTCTACCATGACCTCTTGTTTCTCCAGGACAGCAGCTATGTCCACCCCTTAGTGGTCCCCACAACAGGACTTGACCTACGAGTCAGGATCTATGTGGAGGTCAAGGCTGAAAACCTCACAGGAAAGTAAGTAAGCGTGGCCCACTTGGAACGAGTGGGTGCTCGTAGTGAATCGGTTTATCTGAAAAcaaatattgattaaaaaaaatgagcacAGTGTATTTCTTGGCAAAGTCATTGGCCTGCTGTCCTGTTTTCAGTTTCAATGTACTGCTGGACCGCTGCTTTGCTACTTCCTCTGCTTACAACGTGTCGAACAGACAGCAGCACGACTTCTTCATCGGGTATggaagcacacatacacatgagGCTGAAGTCATCTCCAAGTCGGCTTTAAAGAAAGTGTAAACTTATATCTAATTCTCCAATATAGCTGTGTGGTGGACCAAAAGACATCTATGACGAGCAACGGCCTTTCCAAGGTGGCCCGGTTTAACTTCGAGACGTTCCGCTTTGTCAAGCACCGTGACCAGCCGAAGTCCAGCATCTATCTGCACTGCATACTGAGACTGTGCGAGCCCACCAAATGTCAAGAGCTGCTGTCTGTAAGTCAAGTACACATGACATCAGGGAAAGTAAAGTAACCTTTAAAGGCAAGGATCTGAATATATGTACAAAACTTCAACAGTCAAGCATCTTAGGAGCCAGACTCAATGAAcccaaaacacagaacagttgcTACTGATAACATTGCTTAAGTGTGTGGAGGAACATTTATAAGAAGAGTGgggagatgacaggaaatgtagataaagagaggggaaacaaccgcctaatttttttttttgtcttccatGTTTATTACATAAAAGAttttttgaaacatttgaaacatGTTTCATAAAAGGTTTTGCTTGAATAATATTTTTCCATATAAAAAAACCCCCCACAAAGTTTGGCCAGGATCATTTTTCTATATTACTTTTTTCCATTTGTGAAAACAGGTGAATCATGCTGGCTAATCtttattttcacctcttctGGGGTCATaagcacaggagagaaaaaaattgatcagtatgtttttttttcctacttcCCTCAGTAACTAACCCAAACTCTATAATTTCTTCACTGTAACATGAATATCATATAGGCACTAGTTTTACATCATATGAAACATCAAACTAAACCCAGCCGGATTGTTTTTCAGGcttgtaataataacaacagaagaagaagatctcTGACTCCTTTCGGAAAGGAAACCACCGATTCTGCCACTGTATCTGTCGGACCTCTTTACGTGGCCGATGAAGGTAAGTCCCAATATAGACCACAGCACTGCTGCAGTGAACCATGATGAAGAAGCTGACTGTTTCActcactctctttcttttctccttctaATAAAGACAGGCCATTTTCTGCTGCCTACAGTGAGTATTTCTGATTATTCATGAAATGCATCTTGATGTGTTTGAGGATTTCACAACAACCTAAAACGTGATCTCTCAtcaatcccccccccccgcgcgcTACAGGTAGCGGCGCGGCATCAGAGGGAGATGGCGTGGACATGACGGGCCTGGCGGTGGGGGTGGTGTTCGGCTCGGCTGCTGCCGTCCTGCTTGTTCTGGGAGGCTGGTTCATCCTGAAGAAGTTTTACTGGGTGGGAGGATTACCTCATGCCTTTGACTGACAGGTGGACTGGCAAACAGACATCAAATCTGACCCTGTTGTGATTTTTCAGTGATAATCGAACGCCCTTTACTAGGTGACCTTAGAAACTAAGGAAATACACTGGTGTCTTATGTAACTATTTCTGTCTACACTTCCTGCATTCAGCAGTCATTTATTGATTGTGAGGGAACAAAGGTAAAAAAGGAACATAAACTATAGAAGCAATTAAAGAACTGtatattttcagtattttatataatatattttatatatgcaTTTGTAATGGTTATTTTTTTGTGGTATCTTGTACATAATCTCAATTCAGTAAGATTTTTTTCCAGCACATCACACTCTGCAGTTTGAAAGTCAGACCTGTTTCTATATTTTGTACagatttataaataaaatgtttgaaatcaCGTTGGTGTTGGTGCACtctgtattttatatttatatcgcatggttaaaaaaatcacaagacgtaaaaaaaaaatggtaattTGTATCAACTTTACTTTCCAAAAGCAGCCTCTTTTTACATGGCACGGTAAATATatactgacatttatttatacattcatttACACACAGAATGAAACAAATACATCAATCAAAACCATACATTCAAAAATATTTACACGCTACTTACTTTGCTGGGACAATTTCAAACAACAAGCGAAATTCATTGACAAGAATCACCTTAGTTCAGTTGTCTCTGTCACTGCACTGAATGCAGAATGTCTTCGATCAGAGCCGAGAGCTTAACTGAGAAGTCCTCCTGCAAAGAGTCGCCTGGCTGTATAGATGATGAGgaaaacgaagaagaagaaggagacaggCTGGAGGCTCTCTTgacctccagctcctcctccagcccctGAAACAGCCTCTCCATCCGGGCCTCAAACACTTGGCcctgcagagctgtattttgGCAGAACTGCTCCATACTGGCTGTCAGGTCAGCCTGACGAGGCTGTGCAGTTTGTAGCAGGGCAGCAAGCTCTGCTTTGAGAGCCCCGACCCTGTTCTGTGCCTCCACTCTGAGAGAACTCACTTCCTGTCCCAGCCTGGAGCTAATTTCCTGCCAGAGGTCCTCCTCACCAGCGCTCATCTCTTTCAGATGTTCAATCTCCCCGACAGTTTTTGCATGGAAGTCGCTGAAGACGTCGGCCACCTTGGAGCTGCTGTGCTCCAGGGACTGGCTCATCCAGTTGAAGGCTTCCACGTAGAGAGCCGGACCGGCCTCTGTCTGGGCCTCTGCTGTCTCAAGGCCCTGCAGATAGAGTCTCAGCTGGCCACACAGGTCTtgggtgctgctgctgagagagctCTGGAGCTGCTGGGTGAGAGGAGCTAGGCGCTCTCTCATGCTGGTCagggtggagctgaggtgggTCGGAGACAAGGAcagcctctgctgcagctcGGCCAGCTCTTGGCGCAGACGGACACGCAGACGCTCTGACTCCATGTTGAGTTTGCGTTGCATCTCTTCTGCCACAGGGTT from Sparus aurata chromosome 2, fSpaAur1.1, whole genome shotgun sequence harbors:
- the LOC115595897 gene encoding zona pellucida-like domain-containing protein 1 translates to MTLYLCLPLLVVLLHPAQCLYNCSSVYERTPENSDLTVDCGTSVITLEINLCTAQWSGFNTTDLALNGNHNTTECLGSLDTSVNPPIIRYQLPVNHSQDNPCRQSLQIVDETPDPAGPFSGFSSIQSVIITGYIDTPRSDQGLISYSTDLYYHFSCRYPLEYLINNTQIVASSVSVATKDNNGTFIDTLKIGVYNDSSYVHPLVVPTTGLDLRVRIYVEVKAENLTGNFNVLLDRCFATSSAYNVSNRQQHDFFIGCVVDQKTSMTSNGLSKVARFNFETFRFVKHRDQPKSSIYLHCILRLCEPTKCQELLSACNNNNRRRRSLTPFGKETTDSATVSVGPLYVADEDRPFSAAYSSGAASEGDGVDMTGLAVGVVFGSAAAVLLVLGGWFILKKFYWVGGLPHAFD
- the LOC115595906 gene encoding uncharacterized protein LOC115595906; amino-acid sequence: MNMHLKVVIFVLSFLTTSAFPLHRKSRDANLSDLKANQAHDKTDLTKDVDKIYKIHIDSSNLYSQDDRSGNPVAEEMQRKLNMESERLRVRLRQELAELQQRLSLSPTHLSSTLTSMRERLAPLTQQLQSSLSSSTQDLCGQLRLYLQGLETAEAQTEAGPALYVEAFNWMSQSLEHSSSKVADVFSDFHAKTVGEIEHLKEMSAGEEDLWQEISSRLGQEVSSLRVEAQNRVGALKAELAALLQTAQPRQADLTASMEQFCQNTALQGQVFEARMERLFQGLEEELEVKRASSLSPSSSSFSSSSIQPGDSLQEDFSVKLSALIEDILHSVQ